The Tripterygium wilfordii isolate XIE 37 chromosome 17, ASM1340144v1, whole genome shotgun sequence genome has a window encoding:
- the LOC119981685 gene encoding WRKY transcription factor 22 has product MEEDDWGLHAVVRSYVSATNTTTTTTTSTAFPADFSNRTCFSTDGGEQSGKLFSVSDPFEARTAFGDLHDLYKPFFPKSHQPLLPSPVHTKPISSISSSFSVSVDPNPTQSNQVLKQQQPRQFHSGPVNRTNTTTTHSATAISNTSRSKKRKNQSKEVRRVPADALYSDIWAWRKYGQKPIKGSPYPRGYYRCSSSKGCMARKQVERDQSDPGMFKVTYTAEHNHPAPTHRNSLAGSTRQKPMTNNETTTAITDKASTPKPACSSSPVLSMAQSQNSESREEKDLMVDEQDGEEEEFGVSDSSLNDDFFAGLEEFSAGVTSGDCFPDPFPSASFGHEWLSNNAAAAAGSI; this is encoded by the exons ATGGAGGAAGACGACTGGGGTTTACACGCCGTGGTCAGGAGCTACGTCTCCGCCActaacaccaccaccaccaccaccacatcaACTGCTTTTCCGGCGGATTTTTCCAATCGGACTTGCTTTTCTACTGATGGTGGTGAACAAAGTGGGAAGCTTTTTTCTGTTTCAGATCCTTTTGAAGCGAGGACTGCTTTCGGTGATTTGCATGATCTCTACAAACCCTTTTTCCCTAAATCTCATCAGCCTCTCCTTCCTTCACCAGTACACACGAAACCCatctcttcaatttcttcttccttcagcGTCTCTGTAGATCCAAATCCAACACAGTCAAATCAAGTACTGAAGCAGCAGCAGCCAAGGCAATTCCATAGTGGCCCCGTGAATAGAACTAATACCACCACCACTCATTCTGCCACTGCAATTTCCAATACTTCTCGATCCAAAAAAAG GAAAAATCAATCGAAGGAGGTGCGCAGAGTACCCGCAGACGCTCTGTATTCAGATATCTGGGCATGGCGTAAATATGGCCAAAAACCCATCAAAGGCTCACCATATCCAAG GGGTTATTACAGATGCAGTAGTTCCAAGGGTTGTATGGCCCGAAAACAAGTGGAGCGGGACCAATCCGATCCCGGAATGTTCAAAGTCACTTACACCGCCGAGCACAACCACCCTGCCCCTACCCACCGGAATTCACTCGCCGGTAGCACTCGCCAGAAGCCTATGACTAACAACGAAACAACGACGGCCATAACTGACAAAGCTTCCACGCCCAAACCCGCTTGTTCATCCTCTCCAGTGCTCTCCATGGCACAAAGTCAAAACAGCGAAAGCCGAGAAGAAAAAGATTTGATGGTAGACGAACAAGACGGTGAAGAGGAAGAGTTTGGAGTCTCGGATTCGTCTTTGAATGATGATTTCTTCGCGGGTTTGGAGGAATTCTCCGCCGGCGTAACTTCCGGGGACTGCTTCCCTGATCCATTCCCCTCGGCCAGTTTTGGCCACGAATGGCTTTCCAACAACGCGGCGGCTGCGGCCGGCAGTATTTGA
- the LOC119982434 gene encoding LOW QUALITY PROTEIN: pentatricopeptide repeat-containing protein At3g61520, mitochondrial-like (The sequence of the model RefSeq protein was modified relative to this genomic sequence to represent the inferred CDS: substituted 1 base at 1 genomic stop codon): MIRALSASNQSKFLFLLLRPQNPITNSSSLRLCTTPTSQSPYPGSDDSLITEALQLLQSSQDEWNKTDRLRCLLSSASSPPSVSIQITRRLPSSSLALRFFDYLRESSPSLDTALLSSTFQAVLELASREPDAQTKLPELFNTSKEHNLPLTINAATLLMRCFWSFGMVDESLAVFNELDPFLRNTHVRNVLIGLLLKSGRLHDALHVLDEMLQPEAEWKPDEITADIVFSSLLRRERSRGSMGEEDIVELVLKFGEHGVSPNSVWLTKLIAGLTRNGKIARAWDLLNEMMKMGAKVEVASCNALLTALGRHSEFKKMNGLMEKMKEMDIQPDVVTFGILINHSCKYRRVDEALEVFERMNGGKESDAISVRPDVIIYNTLIDGFCKVGRQQEGLGLVERMRSQTGCAPNTVTYNCLIDGFAKAGEIEKARELFDQMIKEGVLPNVITLNTVVDGMCRHGRISAAVNFFNEMQSFGLKGNATTYTVLINAFCNVNNIDKALELFDQMLTKRCPPDAIVYYTLISGLSQAGRLDDASSIASKAKEAGYGLDVVCYNTLIGGFCRKNDIHRAFEMIKEMEEVGVKPDSVTYNSLISFFSKSGNLRTVHRMLKKMIKDGLVPTVVTYGAIIESYCIKGKVDEAMTVFEDMCSASKVPPNTVIYNILINALCKNNDIEQALFLMDQMKLKRVRPNTTTYNAMFKCLKEKKWLEKAFELMDGMIEQACNPDYITMEILTEWLSAVGETHKLRRFVQGFQVQAXASTAYRSMGTTVVSSAENFDHIDVANLPASLFGV; encoded by the coding sequence ATGATTCGAGCGCTCTCTGCTTCAAACCAATCAAAAttcctcttccttcttctcaGACCCCAAAACCCCATAACCAATTCTTCCTCTCTTCGCCTTTGCACTACACCCACTTCGCAATCACCATATCCAGGCAGTGATGATTCACTAATTACCGAAGCTCTCCAACTTCTCCAATCATCGCAAGATGAGTGGAACAAGACTGACCGTCTCCGTTGCCTCCTCTCCTCGGCTTCTTCTCCTCCTAGCGTTTCCATTCAGATCACTCGCCGCCTCCCCTCCTCGTCTCTCGCCCTCAGATTCTTTGATTATCTGCGCGAAAGTTCCCCTTCATTGGACACGGCTCTATTGTCTTCCACCTTCCAAGCTGTTCTTGAACTCGCTAGCCGCGAACCCGATGCTCAGACCAAGCTACCTGAGCTTTTCAATACCTCTAAAGAGCATAATCTGCCGCTTACTATCAATGCTGCTACGCTGCTCATGCGCTGCTTTTGGAGTTTTGGGATGGTGGATGAGTCGCTCGCTGTGTTCAATGAACTCGACCCATTTCTTAGAAACACCCACGTTCGCAATGTGTTGATCGGTTTGCTGCTGAAATCGGGGCGTCTCCATGATGCGCTTCATGTGCTTGATGAAATGCTCCAACCGGAAGCTGAGTGGAAGCCGGATGAGATTACTGCAGATATTGTCTTTTCTTCGTTGCTAAGGAGAGAAAGGTCACGGGGGAGTATGGGGGAGGAGGATATTGTTGAATTAGTATTGAAGTTTGGTGAACATGGCGTTTCCCCTAATTCTGTATGGCTCACAAAATTGATTGCTGGGCTGACTAGAAATGGAAAGATTGCACGAGCTTGGGATCTTTTGAATGAAATGATGAAAATGGGCGCTAAAGTAGAAGTGGCATCCTGCAATGCACTTTTGACAGCTCTAGGAAGGCATAGCGAGTTTAAGAAAATGAATGGGTTAATGGAAAAGATGAAGGAAATGGATATTCAGCCCGATGTTGTTACTTTTGGGATTCTTATAAATCATTCGTGCAAATATAGGAGGGTCGATGAGGCGCTGGAGGTGTTTGAAAGGATGAATGGAGGGAAAGAGAGTGATGCTATTTCTGTTCGACCTGATGTGATTATTTACAATACTTTGATAGATGGATTTTGCAAAGTGGGGAGGCAACAGGAAGGATTGGGTTTGGTGGAAAGAATGAGAAGCCAAACTGGTTGTGCCCCAAATACTGTTACTTATAATTGCTTGATTGATGGGTTTGCCAAAGCTGGTGAGATCGAGAAGGCGCGAGAGTTGTTTGATCAGATGATCAAGGAAGGGGTTTTGCCAAATGTGATCACTCTAAACACTGTGGTTGATGGTATGTGCAGACATGGCAGAATCAGTGCCGCAGTTAATTTCTTTAATGAGATGCAAAGCTTTGGTCTGAAAGGCAATGCTACTACTTATACTGTGTTAATCAATGCCTTTTGTAATGTCAATAATATTGACAAGGCATTAGAATTGTTTGATCAAATGTTGACAAAACGATGCCCTCCGGATGCAATTGTTTACTATACCCTGATCTCTGGTCTGAGCCAAGCAGGAAGGTTGGATGATGCCAGCTCCATTGCATCAAAGGCAAAAGAGGCTGGTTATGGCCTTGATGTTGTTTGCTATAATACTCTGATTGGAGGATTTTGCAGGAAGAATGATATCCACAGAGCTTTTGAGATGATCAAGGAAATGGAGGAAGTTGGAGTGAAGCCTGATTCTGTTACATATAACtctttaatttcctttttcagCAAATCTGGGAATTTAAGAACTGTCCATAGAATGttgaaaaaaatgattaaagacGGTCTGGTTCCTACTGTTGTTACCTATGGGGCTATAATTGAATCGTATTGCATAAAAGGAAAAGTTGATGAAGCCATGACGGTTTTCGAAGATATGTGTTCTGCTTCAAAGGTTCCACCCAACACTGTAATATACAATATCCTGATAAACGCGCTGTGTAAGAATAATGATATAGAACAAGCTCTGTTCTTAATGGATCAGATGAAATTAAAGAGAGTGAGGCCAAATACCACCACATATAATGCTATGTTCAAATGTCTTAAGGAAAAGAAATGGTTGGAGAAAGCATTTGAATTGATGGATGGAATGATTGAGCAGGCGTGTAATCCAGATTACATAACCATGGAAATACTTACAGAGTGGCTATCGGCTGTTGGTGAGACACATAAATTGAGAAGGTTTGTGCAAGGATTCCAGGTTCAAGCTTAAGCTTCTACTGCCTACAGATCTATGGGTACAACAGTTGTCAGTAGTGCAGAAAATTTTGATCATATTGATGTTGCGAATCTTCCTGCTTCTCTTTTTGGCGTTTAA